The Solibacillus sp. FSL R7-0668 genome includes the window TTTCGCTAAAATATGCTCCTGCTGTTTACTTTGACCGAATAACCGAATCGTTTGTAGCCCTTGCAGTAAATCTAAAAATTTCCCCGAAAACTGATTTAACGCATCTAATTGCTCTTCTGATTTTTTCTTCGTTTGCATCCCGATAATAATATACGTAATCGGAACAAAGGGCGCGGTAATTAGCATAATCCAACCACTATTCGGGTGAACAATAAAGACCGCAATTAAAATCATTAGCGGAATAACGCTTGTTTTAATGACTTGTGGCATGTATTCACGGTAATAGCTTTCCAGCTGATCGACGGTATCGACTAAAAGTGTTACCTTTTCACCTGTTTGAAAGGACACATGCTGTTCCATCGTCGTGTGTGACCAATGCTGCATGAGTTTTCCCCGAACAGTGCCCTTTACCTTTTCAGCTAACCAGCCCCCAATTCGACCTAATGAAAACTGCGTCGTGAGCCGAACGATTATGGCAATCAAAAAAAGCCAAAAGAAAAGATACGTATTGGAAAAGGGCGCTTTTTCAATAAAAACAAGATTGACAATTTCTACAATACTGATGCCCTGTAAGATAATGCTTCCCCCTAAAAATAAGGATAGGATAATTAGCAGGACGAGCTTGGATTTATGTTCAAATAGTAAATTTTTTAGAAAAGGCATGTTATCAACTCCTTACCTATATAATAGGCAAATTTGGTAAAAACAAAACTAGGGGTTTTCCACTATATTTAGGAGGAATGTTACAGACAGATGAACGTTGAGGAAGTACTTTTATTAGCGCAGTTGGAGAGAACGAGATAGTATTAAAGATGAAAATCAGACATGTTTTAGAAAGGAGCAATCAGCTATGACGGTTCGCCTACCTTATGAGTATTTAAAGGAAATTTATGAACATATTCAAGATGGCATTATTGTGATGAAAGCAAACCGTGAAATTATTATGATGAACCCCGCAGCCGCAAAATTAACGGGCTGGGCAATTGGTGATTCCGTTCCGTATTGTACCTATTGTATGACCCGGGAAAAAAAGGAGGGGGAACCGACCTGCTACTTGATTGCGAATCGTGAGGTGCCGTCCTTTTTATCGCAAATGCCAACGTATCATGGACAAAAAATCGATGTAGAAATGAGTACCGCTGCGATTTATGCAAATGCCGATACTGGGGAAAGTGAGTATTTGCTTGTGTTACGCGACCAGGAATTAATTAAAAAAGCACAGCAAGCCGAAAATACAAAGAAAATGATTCGTGCATTAATTGAAGCAAAGGAATCCGAGCATAAGCGTCTTGCACAGGAATTGCATGATGGTATAGGACAATCCTTATTTACCGTATCCGTCGCATTGCAGGCGGTAGAGTCATTTGTCAAAGAAAATCCGAAATTATCGCTGTATATTCATGAAGTTCAAGCCGAGCTGCAACGAGCAATGGATGATATTAACGCCTATTCCCATCAGTTACGCCCCCATAGCTTAGATCAGCTAGGTCTAGTGCCAACGATTCAAATGATGATTGATACGACGATGAAAAATACACCTGCACTGACAATTGATTTACTGACAGAGGGGGTAGATCGCTGTGATCCTGTTGTCGAAATTAACTTATATCGTGTCATTCAAGAGGCGCTTCATAATGTGGTGAAATATGCGAATGCCAGCCACGTTCAAATTGATATTATAAAGGATTCTCGACAAATTGAGATGAAGATTTGTGATAATGGGATTGGCTTTAATCGCGAAAAAATAAAGAGTCCCGGCTTAGGGTTAAAGCATATGGAAGAGCGCATTGACTTATTAAACGGCCAGTTCGAAATTGAGTCTAATATTGGAGAAGGTACGACGATTGACATTGTTGTGCCAAGATGGAGACCACAAGATGATTAACGTATTATTAGTAGATGACCATGTGCTCATTCGTAAAGGAATTGCACTATTATTAGAAAACCATGTCGATATTGCAGTTGTTGGTGAAGCAAATGACGGCGAAGAGGCGATTCAATTAGCTTACCAAACAGATCCAGATGTCATATTGATGGATATTTCGATTCCAAATGGGCTGGATGGTTTTACAGCGACGAAGGAAATTAAAAAGAATTTACCTCATATTAAAGTGATTCTGTTAACGATGCATGATGAAGTGGCCTATATTCAACAAGCCATTGATATAGAAGCGGACGGCTATATTTTAAAAAATAGTCAGGGCGGGATCATGTACGAGGCGATTTTGTCTGTCTATCACGGTAAAACCTATTATGAAGTGGGCTTACCACAGGAGCAGTTAGAAAAGCTATTTAAAAATAAAGGTAATCCAAAAACCGATGTGCTCTCCACACGCGAGCGAGAAATTGTACGCCTAACCATTTTAGGGTATAGCAATATTCAAATCGCGGAAAAACTATTTATTAGTGCCAAAACTGTCGAGAATCACAAGGCCAATAGTATGAAAAAGCTCAATTTGAAAAGTAAGGCAGAGCTGATTCAGTATGGCATTACCAATGGTTATATCCAATAAATTCTATACCCAACGCAAAGACTATATGCTTTGCTGTTGGGTATTTTTTGTTGCAAAAATGACATAATTGCCGCTGTCTTCAAGGCTTTATAGTGGGAAACCCCTATATTTTATCAACAACATCCTCACTATACTTGAAGTTAGTTAAAGGATTGAACTTAATTCAGTAGGGTTCAAGCTCCGGCTGAATCAAGTTAAGCCGAGGTGTAATTGATAAGAGGTGAATACGCATGAAAAAGAAATGGATGCTTGTTAGTTTTACATTGTCATCAATTGGGATGGCGGTTCTAGTATCAGCGATGTTTTAACTTAATTCAGTAAGTTCTTTCTGCATCATAAGCAAAATGATAGGTACGAAAAATCCTCTATTTCTATAAGTGGGGATGAATCAAGCTAAAGCCTCGGCGGATGTCACAGATTTTAAAGGATTTTTTCAAGCAAGCTCGAAAAAATCTGGACACAATTACGCCGAGGCGAAATTGATAAATAGGAGGTATAAACGATGGAAAACTTAGCTGTGTTTTGGAGTAGAGCTTTAACAGAGCTTACATTATCCTTTCATATTCTGTTTGCAACATTAGGTGTCGGGGTGCCGCTCATGATCTTAATTGCACAGTATGTAGGATATAAGAAGAATGATATGCATTATACATTAATGGCACGCAGATGGGCGCGCGGATTTACGATTACAGTGGCGGTTGGGGTCGTGACAGGTACCGTCATTGGCTTGCAGTTATCGTTATTATGGCCACAGTTTATGGAATTAGCAGGTCAAACGATTGCATTGCCATTATTTATGGAGACCTTTGCATTTTTCTTTGAAGCGATCTTTTTAGGTATTTATTTATATACATGGGATCGATTTAACAATCCAAAGCATCATATGCTACTGCTTATTCCCGTAGCGATTGGGGCATCGATGTCCGCGGTATTCATTACAATTGTCAATGCCTTTATGAATGCGCCACGTGGGTTTGATTTGGTGAATGGAGAGCTTATTAATATTCAACCGATTTTAGCGATGTTTACACCAGCGATGCCTACGAAAATTGGGCATGTACTCGCATCAAGCTTTATGACAGTGGCCTTTATTTTTGCGGCGATTGCAGCGTATAAGTTACTTAAAGGTGAGGAGCATGTTTACCATAAAAAAGCGCTTTATTTAATGATGAAGCTTGGGGTGATTTTCTCCATTGCGACTGCCTTAATCGGGGATTTCTCGGCAAAATATTTAGCCGAATATCAACCAGAGAAATTAGCTGCTGCAGAATGGCACTTTGAAACAGAGGAAGGGGCAGATTTAATCTTCTTTGGGGTGCTTGATGGTGAAGAAGTGAAGTACGAAATTCGACTTCCGAAAGTATTAAGCTTCTTGGCAAGCAATGATTTTAACGCAGAAGTGACAGGGCTAGACGCCTACCCAGAGGATGAAAGACCACCACTTATTA containing:
- a CDS encoding sensor histidine kinase; the protein is MTVRLPYEYLKEIYEHIQDGIIVMKANREIIMMNPAAAKLTGWAIGDSVPYCTYCMTREKKEGEPTCYLIANREVPSFLSQMPTYHGQKIDVEMSTAAIYANADTGESEYLLVLRDQELIKKAQQAENTKKMIRALIEAKESEHKRLAQELHDGIGQSLFTVSVALQAVESFVKENPKLSLYIHEVQAELQRAMDDINAYSHQLRPHSLDQLGLVPTIQMMIDTTMKNTPALTIDLLTEGVDRCDPVVEINLYRVIQEALHNVVKYANASHVQIDIIKDSRQIEMKICDNGIGFNREKIKSPGLGLKHMEERIDLLNGQFEIESNIGEGTTIDIVVPRWRPQDD
- a CDS encoding response regulator transcription factor; this translates as MINVLLVDDHVLIRKGIALLLENHVDIAVVGEANDGEEAIQLAYQTDPDVILMDISIPNGLDGFTATKEIKKNLPHIKVILLTMHDEVAYIQQAIDIEADGYILKNSQGGIMYEAILSVYHGKTYYEVGLPQEQLEKLFKNKGNPKTDVLSTREREIVRLTILGYSNIQIAEKLFISAKTVENHKANSMKKLNLKSKAELIQYGITNGYIQ
- a CDS encoding cytochrome ubiquinol oxidase subunit I; translated protein: MENLAVFWSRALTELTLSFHILFATLGVGVPLMILIAQYVGYKKNDMHYTLMARRWARGFTITVAVGVVTGTVIGLQLSLLWPQFMELAGQTIALPLFMETFAFFFEAIFLGIYLYTWDRFNNPKHHMLLLIPVAIGASMSAVFITIVNAFMNAPRGFDLVNGELINIQPILAMFTPAMPTKIGHVLASSFMTVAFIFAAIAAYKLLKGEEHVYHKKALYLMMKLGVIFSIATALIGDFSAKYLAEYQPEKLAAAEWHFETEEGADLIFFGVLDGEEVKYEIRLPKVLSFLASNDFNAEVTGLDAYPEDERPPLITHYFFDVMVAIGVLMIFLSIAFVIGKWKNWHWIEARWFRWLVVLSGPLSLVAIEAGWWLAELGRQPWILYGLMRTEQGATTATGVEWLFIAFAVVYFILGIGSLVVLRRMFKNNPVEKELALRKGGAQ